One Solanum lycopersicum chromosome 4, SLM_r2.1 DNA window includes the following coding sequences:
- the LOC138348093 gene encoding uncharacterized protein gives MDGQVESTIQTLVDMLRSNVIDFKESLDDYLPLIEFSYNNSCNSSIGMAPFEAQYGRRCRYPMGCFKVEVSSILGPNIIHEDVEKVRIFRDRLATTYSRQKSYADYRKRDLEFEVSLNSGQIKSKWTSPYLITQQFPHGVVELENKKGVRFKFNGQQTKINLGHAETANEVIEAYYLNEGASSSEEASGSVKASVFEEASGSEEASASPNSNAPATSIYSFSSCEADSVDSTPAPLTDDPTPFFDQPNRWCVEEQYQEYSYAKVPSNKGS, from the exons ATGGATGGACAAGTAGAGAGTACTATCCAGACCCTTGTAGACATGCTGAGATCAAATGTTATTGACTTCAAGGAGAGTTTGGATGATTACTTGCCGCTgattgagttctcctataataatagctgtaattccagcattgggatggcaccttTTGAGGCACAATATGGCAGGAGATGTAGGTATCCTATGGGCTGTTTTAAGGTAGAAGTGTCTTCCATCCTTGGCCCAAACATCATACATGAGGATGTTGAGAAGGTGAGAATATTCAGGGATAGATTGGCTACTACTTACAGTCGTCAAAAATCCTATGCAGACTATAGAAAGAGAGATCTTGAATTTGAG GTTTCCCTTAATTCTGGGCAAATTAAATCCAAATGGACTAGTCCGTATTTGATCACCCAACAATTCCCTCATGGTGttgttgagttggagaacaagaAGGGTGTGAGGTTCAAGTTTAATGGGCAGCAAACTAAAATCAATCTAGGGCATGCAGAaacggcgaatgaagtgatcgaggcatactaTCTtaatgaa GGAGCGTCTAGCTCCGAGGAGGCTTCTGGTTCTGTGAAAGCGTCCGTCTTTGAGGAGGCTTCCGGATCTGAGGAGGCTTCTGCTTCTCCTAATAGCAATGCTCCAGCCACTTCGATCTACTCTTTCTCGTCTTGTGAGGCTGATAGTGTTGATTCTACTCCAGCACCATTGACTGATGACCCCACTCCATTTTTCGatcagcccaaccggtggtgtgtcgaggAACAATATCAAGAATATTCTTATGCCAAGGTTCCCAGCAATAAGGGGTCATGA